The following coding sequences lie in one Polyodon spathula isolate WHYD16114869_AA chromosome 37, ASM1765450v1, whole genome shotgun sequence genomic window:
- the LOC121304223 gene encoding RNA-binding protein 42-like, giving the protein MTAPERLLSPARTQKELVLQKRDLQQRDPSKLEKKKKKSGLYSKIEVAQETTAKMAVKIGEDRLKEMEAEMALFEQEVLGAPVSGPSVTDEVEVEVEAEPEAGPVAVAMPAEPVIRAIIGTNTYRQVQQSLEARATAFVVPPPSAFVGPGIPPPPPSVMRPAFVPHILQRPGGHRMPMMRGPPPQSMVAPPMPRPPPPPPMMMRPPMPGPPQHHMGHMGNMGTMGPMLPGGGMTHMVPVPRPVMQAPPKMSPTVIQAAPTVYTAAPVSRKQEGRNAARQARVEELLASVAQQQAALAAAAVLMEEKEASAALDESVIGPSMPEQEPVHAEALEGSSAEDRKKNKQEKVKRCIRTAAGTSWEDQSLLEWDTDDFRIFCGDLGNEVNDDILTRAFGRYPSFLKAKVVRDKRTGKTKGYGFVSFKDPNDYVRAMREMNGKYVGSRPIKLRKSMWKDRNIEVVRKKQKDKKKLGLR; this is encoded by the exons ATGACAGCCCCGGAGCGCCTCTTGTCTCCAGCGAGGACGCAGAAGGAGCTGGTTTTGCAGAAGAGAGATTTACAGCAACGAGATCCatcaaaactagaaaaaaaaaaaaaaaaaagcggattGTATAGTAAGATCGAGGTTGCACAAGAG ACTACAGCGAAGATGGCGGTCAAGATAGGAGAGGACCGTTTGAAGGAGATGGAGGCTGAGATGGCTCT GTTTGAGCAGGAGGTGCTGGGTGCGCCAGTCTCGGGGCCCTCAGTCACAgatgaggtggaggtggaggtggaggcggAGCCGGAGGCGGGGCCTGTAGCCGTCGCCATGCCAGCAGAACCCGTGATCCGGGCCATCATAGGAACCAACACCTACAGACAG GTCCAGCAGAGCTTGGAAGCCAGAGCCACTGCCTTCGTTGTGCCGCCCCCCAGTGCTTTTGTAGGACCAG GAATTCCTCCCCCGCCTCCCTCTGTCATGAGACCAGCATTCGTACCACACATCCTCCAGAGACCAG GCGGGCACAGAATGCCCATGATGCGTGGCCCCCCTCCTCAGTCAATGGTGGCCCCCCCCATGCCCAGACCTCCTCCGCCTCCCCCCATGATGATGAGACCCCCCATGCCTGGACCGCCACAGCATCACATGGGACATATGGGGAACATGGGCACTATGGGACCAATGTTACCG GGGGGTGGTATGACGCACATGGTTCCTGTGCCCAGGCCGGTGATGCAGGCCCCTCCTAAGATGAGCCCCACTGTGATCCAGGCGGCCCCCACAGTCTACACCGCTGCGCCCGTCAGCAGGAAGCAGGAAGGCCGCAATGCAGCCCGCCAGGCCCGTGTG GAGGAGCTGTTGGCGTCGGTGGCGCAGCAGCAGGCAGCGTTGGCGGCAGCAGCGGTGCTGATGGAAGAGAAGGAGGCCTCCGCTGCGCTGGACGAGTCGGTGATCGGACCCAGCATGCCTGAGCAGGAGCCTGTGCACGCTGAg GCACTAGAGGGCAGCAGTGCGGAGGACAGGAAGAAGAACAAGCAGGAGAAGGTGAAGCGCTGCATTCGCACTGCGGCCGGGACGTCCTGGGAGGACCAGAGTCTCCTGGAGTGGGACACGG atgatTTCCGGATCTTCTGCGGTGACCTGGGTAACGAGGTGAACGATGACATCCTGACCCGGGCGTTCGGACGCTACCCCTCCTTCCTCAAAGCCAAGGTGGTTCGGGACAAGCGCACAGGCAAGACCAAGGGCTACGGCTTTGTGAGCTTCAAGGACCCCAACGACTACGTGCGTGCCATGCGGGAGATGAACG gtaaaTACGTGGGCAGTCGCCCCATCAAACTGAGAAAGAGCATGTGGAAGGACCGGAACATCGAGGTCGTGCGGAAGAAACAGAAAGATAAGAAGAAGCTGGGACTGAGATAA
- the LOC121304243 gene encoding rRNA 2'-O-methyltransferase fibrillarin-like has product MRPGFSPRGGGFGNRGRGGFGDRGGRGGFGDRGGRGGFGDRGGRGRGGFRGGSRGGFRSPGGEGGFRGGRGTPRGGRGGRGGFRGGKRVTVEPHRHEGVFICRGKEDALVTKNMVVGDSVYGEKRINVEEGETKIEYRAWNPFRSKLAAAILGGVDQIHIKPGARVMYLGAASGTTVSHVSDIVGPEGLVYAVEFSHRSGRDLLNVAKKRTNIIPIIEDARHPHKYRMLVGMVDVIFADVAQPDQTRIVALNAHNFLKNGGHFVISIKANCIDSTAAPEAVFAAEVKKMTQENMKPQEQLTLEPYERDHAVVVGVYRPPPKQKK; this is encoded by the exons ATGAGGCCAG GATTCAGCCCTCGAGGAGGAGGATTTGGGAACAGAGGCCGCGGTGGGTTCGGAGACCGGGGCGGCCGCGGAGGATTCGGAGACCGAGGGGGCCGCGGAGGATTCGGAGACCGGGGGGGCCGCGGCCGAGGAGGATTTCGGGGAGGCAGCAGAG GCGGGTTCAGGTCCCCGGGAGGTGAAGGAGGATTTCGGGGGGGTCGCGGGACGCCCCGTGGAGGAAGAGGGGGTCGAGGGGGCTTCAGAGGAGGAAAGAGGGTCACGGTGGAGCCCCACAGACACGAag GAGTCTTCATCTGCCGTGGGAAGGAAGATGCTTTGGTCACTAAGAACATGGTGGTGGGGGACTCTGTGTACGGAGAGAAGAGGATCAACGTGGAG GAAGGAGAGACGAAGATTGAGTACAGAGCGTGGAACCCGTTCCGTTCTAAACTGGCGGCCGCGATCCTGGGAGGAGTGGATCAGATTCACATCAAACCCGGGGCTCGGGTCATGTACCTCGGAGCCGCCTCGGGAACCACGGTGTCGCACGTCTCGGACATCGTAGGACCG GAGGGGCTGGTGTACGCAGTGGAGTTCTCTCACAGGTCTGGCAGAGACCTCCTCAACGTGGCCAAGAAGAGAACCAACATCATCCCCATCATTGAAGATGCCCGACACCCACACAAGTACAGGATGCTCGTGG GCATGGTGGATGTGATCTTCGCGGACGTTGCTCAGCCTGACCAGACCAGGATCGTCGCCCTCAATGCGCACAACTTCCTGAAGAACGGAGGCCACTTTGTCATCTCCATTAAG gCGAACTGTATCGACTCGACTGCAGCCCCGGAAGCAGTGTTTGCGGCTGAGGTGAAGAAGATGACTCAGGAGAATATGAAGCCCCAGGAGCAGCTCACGCTGGAGCCCTACGAGAGGGACCACGCTGTGGTCGTGGGAGTCTacag gccacCACCCAAGCAGAAGAAATGA